The following proteins are encoded in a genomic region of Bernardetia sp. MNP-M8:
- the rocD gene encoding ornithine--oxo-acid transaminase, translated as MLTETQNVSAGQQKFIDLEDNYGAHNYHPLPVVLEKGEGVHVWDTDGKKYYDFLSAYSAVNQGHCHPHIIKALTTQAQKLTLTSRAFYNNVLGNYEKFMTEFFGYDRVLPMNTGVEGGETAIKLCRKWAYKVKGIEENKAKILFAENNFWGRTLAAVSSSTDPSAYSDYGPYLPGFEIVKYNDLSALEKALEDPNVAGFMVEPIQGEAGVVVPDEGYLKKAYELCKSKNVLFIADEVQTGIARTGKLVCCDHEGFQPDILILGKALSGGVFPVSAVLSSHEIMLTIKPGEHGSTFGGNPLACEVAMAALEVVKNENLSERAEELGKVFRQKMSELADKSDLVNLVRGKGLLNAVVINDSPDSSTAWDLCVALKENGLLAKPTHGNIIRFAPPLVMTEEQLLECCQIIEDTVLNFKK; from the coding sequence ATGCTTACAGAAACACAAAACGTATCAGCAGGTCAGCAAAAATTCATAGACTTAGAAGATAATTATGGAGCGCACAATTACCATCCACTTCCAGTAGTGTTAGAAAAAGGTGAAGGTGTTCATGTTTGGGATACAGATGGGAAAAAATATTACGATTTTCTTTCAGCATATAGTGCTGTAAATCAAGGACATTGTCATCCCCATATCATAAAAGCTCTTACTACACAAGCTCAAAAATTGACACTTACTTCTCGTGCATTTTACAATAATGTATTGGGAAATTATGAAAAATTTATGACAGAGTTTTTCGGTTATGATAGAGTTTTGCCAATGAATACAGGAGTAGAAGGAGGAGAAACAGCAATCAAGCTTTGTCGTAAATGGGCATATAAAGTAAAAGGAATAGAAGAAAATAAAGCAAAGATACTTTTTGCAGAAAATAACTTTTGGGGAAGAACACTTGCAGCCGTTTCTTCTTCGACAGACCCAAGTGCGTATAGCGATTATGGTCCTTATTTACCAGGTTTTGAAATCGTAAAATATAATGATTTGTCTGCTTTGGAAAAAGCATTGGAAGATCCAAATGTGGCTGGTTTTATGGTTGAGCCAATCCAAGGAGAAGCTGGTGTAGTTGTTCCTGATGAAGGATATTTGAAAAAGGCTTATGAATTATGTAAATCTAAAAACGTTCTTTTTATTGCAGATGAAGTGCAGACAGGAATTGCACGTACTGGAAAGTTAGTATGTTGTGACCATGAAGGTTTTCAACCTGATATTTTGATTTTGGGTAAAGCTCTTTCGGGTGGTGTTTTTCCTGTTTCGGCAGTTCTTTCTAGTCACGAAATTATGCTTACCATCAAACCAGGTGAACACGGTTCTACTTTTGGTGGAAATCCATTGGCTTGTGAAGTAGCAATGGCAGCTTTGGAAGTTGTAAAAAATGAAAATCTTTCAGAGCGAGCAGAAGAATTGGGTAAAGTTTTCCGTCAGAAAATGAGTGAATTGGCTGACAAATCAGACCTAGTAAATTTAGTTCGTGGAAAAGGTCTTTTGAATGCAGTAGTAATAAATGATTCGCCAGATAGCTCAACGGCTTGGGATTTGTGTGTTGCTTTGAAAGAAAATGGATTGCTTGCCAAACCTACACACGGAAATATTATTCGTTTTGCTCCACCACTCGTAATGACAGAAGAGCAATTACTAGAATGTTGTCAGATTATTGAAGATACAGTTTTGAATTTTAAGAAATAA